Genomic window (Funiculus sociatus GB2-C1):
GCATCAACATTATCACGAATGTTACCGGGAAAGGCATTGAAAAAACCCCAGAAGGTCTGAAGGTTGCCTTTACCGAAAAAGGCAAAGACGTGGATACAACCCTGACCGCAGACCAAGTTCTAGCCGCCATTGGTCGCGCACCTTTGTTGGGAAAACTTGGTTTGGAGAATGCGGGGGTTAAGGTTGTTAATTGTGAGGACGAAGATTTACCCAGGTTGCACGGCTACAGCGTCAACTGTGCCATTGAAGTCGATGAGTACAGCCGCACCAACCAGCCGAATATTTTCGCTGTAGGCGATTGCACGAACCGGATCAATTTAACGCCCGTCGCCATTGGCGAAGGTCGCGCTTTTGCCGATACTGAATTTGGCAACAATCGCCGGGTATTCAATCACGAAAATGTTGCCTCCGCCGTATTTACCCAGCCAGAAGCCGCTACGGTGGGAATCAGCGAAGCCGATGCGCGGAAAAAGTTGGGCGATGACAACGTACAAATTTATCGCGCCCGATTCCGTCCTCTGTTCCACAGTTTGACGGGCGCGGATGAGAAAGTCACGGTCAAGTTAGTAATTGACAAAAATACCGACCGCGTGCTAGGTGCTCACATGGTGGGCGACTATTCAGCGGAGGTGATTCAAGGAATCGCGATCGCAGTCAACATGGGAGCCACCAAAAAAGACTTCGATGCTACCGTTGGCATTCATCCTTCGACAGCAGAAGAGTTCGTCACTCTGCGATAAATTCCCCCTACTGTGTTATTATCCCCCCGCTCCTGAAACTTTCTAGGGGCGGGTGTTGCTATTTAAGTTATCTGTTGGACTTAGAGAATCTCAATCGCTATTAAATTATGTTATGTAGCAATCCTATTTGAGGTGTGAGCCAGCCCTTCAGTTCCCCGACTCTAAGAAGTCGGGGATCTAGCCTTGAGGAATCATTTAGGAGTGCTATATCTATGGCTGCTAATGAGTGCCTCGGCTGCTCATGAATAATTACTAACTATTAATCGACCATCAACGAAGCAATTATCGAGACATAGTATTATATTTAATCTATTATTCCTCGTTCTCACCAAAGTTAAGTGTTTCTTCGGATGCTCTTTCTGCACTTCTTTGTATATCGATAGGTCTATTTAACACGCATCCGGCATTATCCGGACTAAGATTACAACCATTTATATCTGGAGTTAAACTAGATAAAAAACCTGCGCCCATTCCCAGCATTAAAGCAGTTCCAGCAGTAGCTATAGATAAATTTTGGTAAGTCTTAATCATATTTACTGAGATTGGCTAAACACGTAAATCAATATACTTATAATTACGAAATTTTCAGGTAAAGTTTTAGCAAATAGAATCAAAAATCAGTAAATTTTCGATAAAGGCTTTAAGGACTTGGGCAAATTTTAAGTAGATATTTTTGACAGGTTGCCATAAATAATTAGAGATAACAAATAAAAGCCGTATTTATACTTAAGTGTTTACCACATTCTTCCGCCTTCAGTTTTGAGTGCTTACGTAGTTATACGGATAAAGTTAAGAATAAGCATAGCTACTTAAAATTCTCTGAGTGAATTTGAAAGCGGCGGTATGGTGTATTAGTCATAAAAGAGCGATCGCCTGCACCAGCATCAAAAGAAGTTAGCGATCGCAGAAGGATATCTAGTCTGCGGTACCTGCGTTCATCCGTGGCAGCCTTCTCGAAGAGTAAGCCAACAAATTGCACCAGTGCTGGGTTGAGTTCACGAAACCCAGCCTACACATCCGAGATTTGTCAGTCAATCAGCCCATCTAACCTACCGCCTCAATCACACTGCCAAATCTTGATAGTTTTGTCATTACTACCACTGACAATCGTTTTACCATCAGGACTAAAGGCAACTGACCCAATACTCTCTGAATGTCCCGAAAGAGTATTGATCAATTCTCTTGTCCCCAAATGCCACAATTTAATTGTTTTGTCGTTACCACCACTAGCAATAATTTGCCCATCAGGACTGAAAGCAACACTGCGAACACCGCTTGTATGCTCAGAGAATGTGTGGAGTAGGCTGCCAGTGTGAAAACTCCAAATTTTGATGGTGTTGTCCGCACTGCCACTAGCCAAAGTCTTTCCATCAGGACTAATGGCGACTGACCAAACATAATTTAAATGTTCAGTGAGGGTTCGGATTGCTTTTCCAGTGCTTAAATCCCATATTTTGATAGTTTTGTCGCTACTCCCACTAATTAAGTTCTGTCCATCGGAACTAAAAATAATAGGACAAACAGCCTCTTTATGACCCGTAAGAGTACAAATTACCTCGCCAGTGTTAAAGTCCCATATTTTGATAGTTTTGTCCTTACTGCCACTAGCGACAGTTTTACCATTGGGGCTAAAAGCAACACAATGAAGCTCGTCTGAATGTTCAGTAAATGTTACCCCTGTACGTGAATACCACAGTTTAATAGTATTATCGGCACTGCCACTAGCGAGAGTTTGCCCATCAGGGCTAAAAGCAAGTGAAGAAACACTACCTGAATGTCCGGTGAAGGTGCAAATAGAATCTCCAGTGGTCAAATCCCAAATTTTGATGGTGTTGTCTGCACTGCCACTAGCAATTTGACCATCAGCGCTAATAGCGACAGAATAAACATGATTTGAATGCCCAGAGAGAGTATTTGCACATCTCCAGGGCTGA
Coding sequences:
- the gor gene encoding glutathione-disulfide reductase; its protein translation is MTFDYDLFVIGAGSGGLAASKRAASYGAKVAIAEGDLVGGTCVIRGCIPKKLMVYASKFSHLFEDAAGYGWTVGERSLNWEHLMTTIDKEVHRLSQLHIGFLGKAGVELIKSRATLVDPHTVEVDGKRYSADKILIAVGGEAIKPNLPGMEHAITSREIFLLKEQPKHIVIIGAGYIAVEFACIMHGLGSKVSLLLRGDRILKGFDDDIRASIQDAMSHHGINIITNVTGKGIEKTPEGLKVAFTEKGKDVDTTLTADQVLAAIGRAPLLGKLGLENAGVKVVNCEDEDLPRLHGYSVNCAIEVDEYSRTNQPNIFAVGDCTNRINLTPVAIGEGRAFADTEFGNNRRVFNHENVASAVFTQPEAATVGISEADARKKLGDDNVQIYRARFRPLFHSLTGADEKVTVKLVIDKNTDRVLGAHMVGDYSAEVIQGIAIAVNMGATKKDFDATVGIHPSTAEEFVTLR